In a genomic window of Prosthecochloris marina:
- the lsrF gene encoding 3-hydroxy-5-phosphonooxypentane-2,4-dione thiolase, producing the protein MPEVDQGKQEKNYYTDVPVDTHGFFLKGASALDWGMKNRLSRIFRPDTGKTVMFAIDHGYFQGPTTGLERVDLNIVPLMQYSDAIMLTRGILRTTVPPTLTKAVVMRSSGGPSILKELSDEQIAVDIDDAIRMNVAAITLQVFIGGEYETRSIHNMTKLVDWGYRYGIPVMAVTAVGKNMVRDAKYFRLACRMCAELGAQIVKTYYVPEDFDTVVASCPVPIVMAGGKKIPELDALTMSYKAIQEGAAGVDMGRNIFQSEAPVAMMKAVNRIVHENLTPEEAFDYFNSIKAEG; encoded by the coding sequence TACTCATGGGTTTTTTCTTAAAGGGGCTAGCGCTCTGGATTGGGGTATGAAAAACCGTTTGTCCAGGATTTTCAGGCCTGATACGGGAAAGACCGTCATGTTTGCGATCGATCACGGTTATTTTCAGGGGCCGACAACAGGCCTTGAGCGGGTTGATCTCAATATCGTACCGCTGATGCAGTACTCGGATGCTATCATGTTGACGAGGGGAATTCTTCGGACCACGGTTCCTCCAACTCTGACCAAAGCTGTTGTCATGCGTAGCAGTGGAGGGCCCAGTATTCTTAAAGAACTCTCCGATGAACAGATAGCTGTTGATATAGACGATGCGATCCGTATGAATGTAGCTGCTATTACTCTTCAGGTTTTTATCGGTGGTGAATATGAAACCCGCTCGATTCATAATATGACAAAACTTGTCGATTGGGGTTACCGGTATGGCATTCCCGTTATGGCCGTAACCGCTGTGGGAAAAAACATGGTTCGTGATGCAAAGTATTTTCGTCTTGCTTGTAGAATGTGCGCTGAGCTTGGTGCCCAGATAGTCAAAACTTACTATGTCCCTGAAGATTTCGATACCGTTGTAGCATCTTGTCCTGTTCCAATTGTCATGGCAGGTGGAAAAAAGATTCCCGAACTGGATGCGCTTACTATGTCTTACAAAGCGATTCAAGAGGGAGCTGCCGGGGTTGATATGGGAAGAAATATTTTCCAGAGTGAAGCTCCAGTAGCGATGATGAAAGCCGTTAACCGGATTGTTCATGAAAACTTGACACCCGAAGAGGCATTTGACTACTTCAACAGCATTAAAGCTGAGGGGTAG